The uncultured Bacteroides sp. genome includes the window CTACCGGTTCACCTACAATCTCGAATTTGCTCTTTTCTGCAAATTCATTCATCCGCCTCAGCGCAGCACTCGACCAGCAGAAGGAGCCAAAATAACCAAGATAGCGATTTTTCATATCCCTCAGCAATATCTTAGGCAGCAAAGATCCTATCTCGGGATAAAGCTCATTGCAGTAAGTAGCACTTCCGATAATAAGCCCTTTGTACTTAAATATATCGGATATAATATATGAAGAATGGCTCTTATTTACATTGTGAAGTACGATATTCTTAATTCCTTGCGCAGATAATTCCAAAGCAATAGCCTCAGCCATTTGCTCTGTATTGCCATACATTGTGCCATAAACAATCACCACTCCCTCTTCACCTTCGTAGCGACTTAACCGATCGTATAAATCAATCACTTTACCCCTCTGCTCCGTCCATACAGGCCCATGCGTAGAGCAGATAGTGGTGATGTTCAAAGGGGCCAGTTTCTCCAATGCTTTCTGTACTGCCGAACCGTATTTGCCCACAATGTTGGAATAATATCGTATCATTTCTTCCCAGAATATATCCGTATTCATGCGTGTATCAATGAATCCGCCGTCGAGCGTACCAAACGCACCGAATCCGTCGCCGGAGAATATAATGCCCTCCGTTTCATCAAAAGTCATCATCGTTTCGGGCCAATGCACCATTGGTGTCAGGTAAAATCGAAGCTTATGGTAACCAAGATCCAAAGGATCAGCGTTCTTGATAAGAAGTTGTTCTCCGGTAATACCATAAAAGCCCTCAACCATGCCAAACGTTTGCTTGTTGCCCACAATGGTAATGTTCGGATAATACTGTTTAATTAAACTAAGAGAACCGGAATGGTCTGGTTCCATGTGGTTTATGATGAGATAATCAATAGGGCGGTCGCCTATGACCGATCTTATTTTATGAAGAAACACTTCAAAATAGCAAATATCAACCGTATCGACTAAAGCGATTTTTTCATCATCTATCAGATAAGAGTTATACGACACCCCATAGGGCAAAGGCCAGAGCCCTTCAAAAAGAGCTTTTGTGCGATCGTTGACTCCTACGTAATGAACTTTTCCCTTTATCTTTGTCTTTTGTTCCATATATCTTCTTTTTATAAAGCAAAAATAATCCTTTTTTTCTTAATCTGTATACAGCTTACCCTGATAAGCACCTTTTTCTACCATTCTTTTTTGTATGCGATCAGTAAACTCATAGTTCTTCAATCCCCAATCCGGTGCTATCAGCAACTCCTTGGGAGATTGTGACACAAATCGCTCGAGTACAATATCGGGACGAAGATGTTGTATATAATCTATCACTAAATCAATATATTCATCTACTTCAAACAAATGAAAATGATCCGGATGCATGGCGTATTCGCGCGCCATGGCCGTACCGCATATCAACTGTAATTGGTGTATCTTTAACGTATCCAGGGGTAAACACGAAATAGCCGCTGCCTGAGCAATGATTTCTTCGGTTGTTTCTCCCGGCAATCCTAAGATAACATGTCCTCCGGTTAAAATACCACATGCCACAGTGCGTTCTATAGCATCTACCGTATCAGCAAAAGTATGTCCCCGATTAATACGCTCCAAGGTATTGTCATTGGTACTTTCTATGCCATACTCAACCAATAAAAAGTGCTGTTTGTTCAATTCTTTAAGGTAGTGCAACAACTCATCGGGCATACAGTCGGGACGCGTACCAATCACTAAACCGACTACCCCAGCCACGCTCAGGGCTTCTTCGTACTTGCGTTTCAGTCCGTCAAGCTCTGCATACGTATTGGTATATGCCTGAAAATAGGCCAAATAATTCATTTCCGGATACTTACGAGAAAAGAAACGCTTCCCTTCTTCCAATTGCGCAGTAACCGATTTTTCCGTTTTGCAGTAATCGGGATTAAACGTCTGATTGTTGCAATACGTGCATCCTCCATTGCCTTTTGTGCCATCGCGGTTGGGACAAGTAAAGCCGGCATTTAAAGAAATTTTTTGCACCTTGCCTGAAAAATAACGCTTCAGAAGAGTTGGAAATTCATTATATAGAGGGCTTTGAATCATTATTCAACTAATTTAAGCGGCAAATTTACGAATTTAGTTAGTACATTTTCTTATTTTTGCAGGATAAAGCGTAAATCAAAATTATAAAAAGATGAAAAAACTAAGCATACTCTTTCTATTTTGTCTAATTGGCATGACCAGTTTTGCACAAGGAGACAAAGCTCTTGATTTGAAAGAAATTGTATCCGGAAAGTTCCGTCCGGAAAGCATTCGGGAAGTTATCCCCATGACCGATGGCGATTATTACACTCAAATGAACACTGAAGGTACACAGATTATTAAATATTCCTTCAAAACAGGTCAGCAGGTGGAAGTTATCTTCGACGTGACCAAAGCCAGAGAATGTAACTTCAAGAAATTCGACGGATACACGTTCTCTCCCGACGGGAGCAAAATATTAATCCGTACCGAAACACATCCTATCTACAGGCACTCATATACGGCTGTGCACTATTTATATACGATTAAGAGAAACCTCGTAGAGAAACTTTCGGATGGCGGCCCACAACGCTCGCCTGTATTTTCACCCGACGGCAACATGGTGGCTTTTGTGAGAGATAACAATATCTTTTTAGTGAAAATGCTCTATGGCAACAGTGAATCTCAGGTTACGGAGGATGGAAAGATTAACGAAGTACTGAATGGCATCCCCGACTGGGTATACGAAGAAGAATTCAGCTTTACAAGGGCATTGGAGTTTAGTCCGGATAACACTTTATTGGCCTTCATTCGCTTTGATGAAACACAAGTACCCTCTTATACTTTTCCTCTTTTTGCCGGCGAGGCTCCACACTATGATGCCCTGGAAAGTTATCCGGGAGCTTACACTTATAAATACCCCAAAGCCGGAGAAAAAAACTCGAAAGTTTCTGTACTCACGTTCGACATAAAATCAAGAGTAACCCGAAAAATAAAACTCCCTCTTGATAGCGACGGGTATATTCCCCGCATACGCTTCACGGAAGATCCCGATAAGCTGGCCATCATGACATTAAACCGCCTTCAAAATCGCTTTGATATGTATTTTGCCAATCCCCGATCTACAGTGAGTAAGTTGGTGTTACGCGATGAAAGCCCTTATTACATCGGCGAAGATATATTCGATAACATCATGTTTTATCCCGAAAACTTTAGCTTTATCAGCGAAAAGGACGGGTACTCACACCTCTACTGGTATACAATAGGTGGAAATCTGGTAAAGCAGGTTACCAAAGGCAATTACGAGGTTAAAAAGTTCCTTGGATGGGATGCCGCTTCTAACACCTTCTATTATGAGAGCAATGAAGAGAGTCCTTTACGACAGGCGGTTTACAAAATAGACCACAAAGGCAAAAAGACAAAACTGTCCGAACAGGCAGGAACAAATACGGCTATATTCAGCACATCGATGAATTACTTTATGAACACCTATTCGAGTTTACAAACCCCGACCATCATCACGCTGAATGACAATAACGGTAAAATGCTTAAAACACTGGTTACCAATGAGAAGCTAAAACAAATGCTCGCTCAATATAACCTTCCGCAAAAAGAATTTTTCCGCTTTAAAACATCTCAGGGTACGGAGCTCAACGGTTGGATGATTAAGCCCACAAACTTCTCAGCTACTAAAAAATATCCGGTACTGATGTATCAGTACAGTGGCCCCGGAAGTCAGGAAGTTGTGGATAAATGGGATATAGGAGGCGATCGTGGCGGTATTGGTTGGGATACTTACATGGCCAGCAAAGGATATCTGGTGGTTTGTGTAGATGGTCGGGGAACCGGCGGACGCGGAGCGGAATTTGCCAAGTGTACCTATTTAAATCTTGGCGTAAAAGAAGCCCAAGACCAGGTAGAAACAGCCCAATATATGGCAAGCCAAACCTACGTTGATAAATCTCGCATCGGAATATGGGGATGGAGCTTCGGAGGATACATGACCCTCATGAGTATGAGCGAAGGTACGCCCGTATTTAAAGCCGGAGTAGCTGTTGCGGCCGTAACCGATTGGAAGTATTACGATACCATATATGCAGAACGCTTTATGCGCACCCCTCAGCAAAATGCTGAAGGATACAAAGCCGGATCGGCATTTACCCGCGCCGCCAACCTTAGTGGCAAGTTACTTCTGGTTCACGGTATGGCCGACGATAACGTACATTTCCAGAATTGTGCAGAATACAGCGAATGTCTGGTACAAGCCAACAAACAATTCGATATGCAAATATACACTAACCGAAATCATGGGATTTCGGGAGGTAACACCCGCTTTCATCTATTTACGAGGTTAACGGATTTCTTTATTAATAATCTTTAATTATAGACCAAATTATGGCAGACAGAATAAGAAAGCCTGAATGGCTTAAAATAAATATAGGTAGCAACGAACAATATACTAAGACAAAGCATATTGTAGACTCTCATCATCTGCACACAATATGCAGCAGCGGGCGTTGCCCCAATATGAGTGAGTGTTGGGGAAGAGGGACAGCAACCTTTATGATTGGAGGAGAAATATGCACCCGTAGTTGCAAGTTTTGTAATACGCTTACAGGGCGTCCCTTGCCGCTCGATGCACAAGAACCGCTGCATGTTGCAGAATCTATTGCATTAATGAAGCTGAAACATACGGTTATCACTTCAGTAGATCGGGACGATCTGCCCGATCAGGGTGCTGCGCATTGGGCTAAAACTATTTGCGAAATAAAACGTATCAATCCAGGCATCACCACAGAAGTGCTTATCCCTGACTTTCAGGGACATGTAGACTTGATTGATCAGATTATAGCTGCACATCCCGATATCATCTCTCACAACATGGAAACAGTAAGAAGGCTCACCCCGCAGGTTCGGAGTGCCGCCAACTACGAAACCAGTCTAAAAGTAATCGGGCACATAGCAAAGAGCGGGCTCGTTGCCAAATCGGGTATCATGGTCGGATTAGGCGAAACAGCCGAAGAGGTGGAAGAATTGATGGATGACCTGCTTCGCGTAGGATGTAATATACTAACCATAGGCCAGTACCTGCAACCCACACATAAACATTATCCGGTTGCAAGATACATCACTCCGGCAGAATTTGCGACCTATAAGGAGATCGGACTTAACAAGGGGTTTAGGCAAGTAGAAAGTGCTCCGCTCGTTCGATCATCGTATCATGCTGAAAAGCACGTTCAATCCATTCAGAACAAATGAAAATTGTTTCAAAGAACTTAATTTGTTATCGGTTGTTTTTATTAAAAATGATAGAAAACAAATATGAGTCACAAGAATAGCCTTTCAGTTGCTTTCAATATGTCACTAGGATTTATTCCTGTTATTATTTCCATGATACTATGCGAATTTATAGCTCAGAATATCGCTATATATATTGGTGCAGGCACTGGATTGGCTTATTCTTATTTTATTATGTATAGAAGTAAACTTAGAATTCAAAATTTTATTTTATACCTATCTACAGCTATATTACTCATTCTATCATTGGTAACACTCTTCCCTTTGAACTATTGTCCAAAGGGAAATCTCCCCATCACGCTGGAAATGAGTATTATTATCCCTCTGTTTATCCTTTTCCTGCACAAAAGAAGGTTTATCAATTTCTTCTTAAAAAGAAAGGACGCTTGTGATAAACAAAATTTTGTACAAAGTGCGGAGACAACTATTGTATCAGTACGAGTAGCACTTATCTTTGCCGCTATACATTTTACAATAATCGCCCTCAATATTTTAATAGCCTACCCGCTTTGGCCAACCTCTTTCTTCTTTCTGCTGCATGTAGGATCTCCCTTAGTCTTTATAGTGAGTATCCTATTCAACCAGTTAGGCATTAATTACTTTAATACCATAATGTCCAATCTTGAACATGTTCCTATTGTAAATGAAAAAGGAGATGTCATAGGTAAGAGCCTGAAGATAGAAGCAACAAAATATAAAAACGCATACATTAATCCGGTTATACGTATTGCCTTAGCAAGTCATAACATGCTTTTCTTATGCAATCGCTCACAAGATTGTATCTTAGACAAAGGCAGAATAGATATTCCACTGGAGTGCTACCTACGATATGATGAAACATTAGAGGAAGGTGTGGAACGACTCATTAAGCATGTTTTTCCGACAACAGAGATTGTACCTTCGTTTAGCATCACATACCATTTTGAAAACAGCATTACGAATCGGTTAATCTATTTATTCGTAGCTAACATAGAAAATGATGCTATTCTGTGCGATAAGCGATTTAAAAATGGCAAGCTGTGGACGTTTCAACAGATACAGCAAAATATGACAGGAAATTATTTCTGTGAATGCTTAAAACTTGAGTATGACCACTTGAAAGAGATTATTTATATAAAAGGAAAATACAAGGAATCTTAGACAACTCAGGGATCTTTCCTCTCCAATCGTGCAACGTACGACTTTTTATGTATTCCCCCTCACACGTTAAGTTTGCTGCTATACACAACTTGGTTTGCGGACGGCAATTAGTTAAAATATCCTCTATCATCTTGGCATTACGATAAGGCGTTTCTATAAATAGTTGAGTTTGATTCTCTGCGTAAACCCGTTGCTCAAGAAATTTAAGTTTCTTTGCGCGTTCGCCCGATTCGATAGGAAGATAACCGTGAAAGGCAAAACTTTGCCCGTTAAATCCGGAACCCATAACAGAAAGTATAATAGAAGAAGGACCGACCAGAGGTACGACTTTCAGATTCTTACGCTGAGCTATAGCAACAACATCGGCACCGGGATCGGCCACCGCCGGACATCCGGCTTCAGAGATAACGCCCATAGATTGCCCCTCCAATAAAGGTTGCAAATAACCTGATATGCTCTCGGGAGAAGTATGTTTGTTGAGCGAATAAAAAAATAACGAATCGATATTGATATTAGGATCTACCTTTTTTAAGAATCGGCGGGCAGAGCGTACGTCTTCTACAATAAAATGCTTAATCTCCATGATGAGACTTTTATTATAAGAAGGCAAAACTGTATCGAGGGGTGTATCGCCCAAAGTGACCGGCAATAAGTAAAGAGCAACTTCCATTTCAATTACAAATTAAACTTTTAAACGTTGTAGTTCGATTCAGACAGCATACGATTATAATCTGTCATCTGCAGCAAATCGTGTAAGGTAACTTTTTTATGATGCTTCATATAAGAAGTAACGATCTGGGCTCCCATCCAAATGCCCAACAAAGAGGGCGATTCATGGCCATAAAAGGCGGTAAAAGGAGCCGATTTGGTATATTCTCTGATTAACATCGGATCGGTAGCCTGCAAATGACCGTTATTAAGCATATACTCCCATATTTTCTTCCTGTTCTCCTTACACCATTTCTTTTCTGCTTCGGTATAACTCAACATGTCTTCGGGAGAATGGTATTCTAAAATCTGCTCAACGATATAATTAATTTTGCCGTAATGAAGCATTACATCAAGCAACGTACGCTTGTCATTAGCAGGAATCGGATATTCGCTTAACAGATAA containing:
- a CDS encoding TIGR01212 family radical SAM protein (This family includes YhcC from E. coli K-12, an uncharacterized radical SAM protein.), translated to MIQSPLYNEFPTLLKRYFSGKVQKISLNAGFTCPNRDGTKGNGGCTYCNNQTFNPDYCKTEKSVTAQLEEGKRFFSRKYPEMNYLAYFQAYTNTYAELDGLKRKYEEALSVAGVVGLVIGTRPDCMPDELLHYLKELNKQHFLLVEYGIESTNDNTLERINRGHTFADTVDAIERTVACGILTGGHVILGLPGETTEEIIAQAAAISCLPLDTLKIHQLQLICGTAMAREYAMHPDHFHLFEVDEYIDLVIDYIQHLRPDIVLERFVSQSPKELLIAPDWGLKNYEFTDRIQKRMVEKGAYQGKLYTD
- a CDS encoding FprA family A-type flavoprotein, with translation MEQKTKIKGKVHYVGVNDRTKALFEGLWPLPYGVSYNSYLIDDEKIALVDTVDICYFEVFLHKIRSVIGDRPIDYLIINHMEPDHSGSLSLIKQYYPNITIVGNKQTFGMVEGFYGITGEQLLIKNADPLDLGYHKLRFYLTPMVHWPETMMTFDETEGIIFSGDGFGAFGTLDGGFIDTRMNTDIFWEEMIRYYSNIVGKYGSAVQKALEKLAPLNITTICSTHGPVWTEQRGKVIDLYDRLSRYEGEEGVVIVYGTMYGNTEQMAEAIALELSAQGIKNIVLHNVNKSHSSYIISDIFKYKGLIIGSATYCNELYPEIGSLLPKILLRDMKNRYLGYFGSFCWSSAALRRMNEFAEKSKFEIVGEPVDMKISMDDLIYSQCENMGKAMADRLKQDRETSQD
- a CDS encoding SAM-dependent methyltransferase — its product is MEVALYLLPVTLGDTPLDTVLPSYNKSLIMEIKHFIVEDVRSARRFLKKVDPNINIDSLFFYSLNKHTSPESISGYLQPLLEGQSMGVISEAGCPAVADPGADVVAIAQRKNLKVVPLVGPSSIILSVMGSGFNGQSFAFHGYLPIESGERAKKLKFLEQRVYAENQTQLFIETPYRNAKMIEDILTNCRPQTKLCIAANLTCEGEYIKSRTLHDWRGKIPELSKIPCIFLLYK
- the lipA gene encoding lipoyl synthase; protein product: MADRIRKPEWLKINIGSNEQYTKTKHIVDSHHLHTICSSGRCPNMSECWGRGTATFMIGGEICTRSCKFCNTLTGRPLPLDAQEPLHVAESIALMKLKHTVITSVDRDDLPDQGAAHWAKTICEIKRINPGITTEVLIPDFQGHVDLIDQIIAAHPDIISHNMETVRRLTPQVRSAANYETSLKVIGHIAKSGLVAKSGIMVGLGETAEEVEELMDDLLRVGCNILTIGQYLQPTHKHYPVARYITPAEFATYKEIGLNKGFRQVESAPLVRSSYHAEKHVQSIQNK
- a CDS encoding S9 family peptidase gives rise to the protein MKKLSILFLFCLIGMTSFAQGDKALDLKEIVSGKFRPESIREVIPMTDGDYYTQMNTEGTQIIKYSFKTGQQVEVIFDVTKARECNFKKFDGYTFSPDGSKILIRTETHPIYRHSYTAVHYLYTIKRNLVEKLSDGGPQRSPVFSPDGNMVAFVRDNNIFLVKMLYGNSESQVTEDGKINEVLNGIPDWVYEEEFSFTRALEFSPDNTLLAFIRFDETQVPSYTFPLFAGEAPHYDALESYPGAYTYKYPKAGEKNSKVSVLTFDIKSRVTRKIKLPLDSDGYIPRIRFTEDPDKLAIMTLNRLQNRFDMYFANPRSTVSKLVLRDESPYYIGEDIFDNIMFYPENFSFISEKDGYSHLYWYTIGGNLVKQVTKGNYEVKKFLGWDAASNTFYYESNEESPLRQAVYKIDHKGKKTKLSEQAGTNTAIFSTSMNYFMNTYSSLQTPTIITLNDNNGKMLKTLVTNEKLKQMLAQYNLPQKEFFRFKTSQGTELNGWMIKPTNFSATKKYPVLMYQYSGPGSQEVVDKWDIGGDRGGIGWDTYMASKGYLVVCVDGRGTGGRGAEFAKCTYLNLGVKEAQDQVETAQYMASQTYVDKSRIGIWGWSFGGYMTLMSMSEGTPVFKAGVAVAAVTDWKYYDTIYAERFMRTPQQNAEGYKAGSAFTRAANLSGKLLLVHGMADDNVHFQNCAEYSECLVQANKQFDMQIYTNRNHGISGGNTRFHLFTRLTDFFINNL